DNA sequence from the Caminibacter pacificus genome:
TTTTCGGATGAGCTGTACCATTCGTCAAAGCTGTGAGAACCTTTGTCTTTAAATGCTTTTTGCTCTCCTATTAATTTTTCCTGATAGTTTTTGATTGTGTAAAACATATTGTTTATTTTTTGTTGTAATGCAGTTAATGCGTCGGCTAAATTTTCGAAATTTTCAAATGTTTGAATATCTATTTCGTATAATTTGTCAAAACCTTCTTTAAAATCTTTCATAAAATTACTCATAAGCTCGATAATCGAGTCAAGTTTATGGCCTTCATCAGTCATATTGGAGCTGTTTTGTTTTAGTACGTTTATCGTAACTTCAACTTCGTGAGTCGCTTTTTGAGTTCTTTCGGCAAGTTTTCTAACTTCATCCGCCACAACCGCAAAACCTCTACCCGCTTCCCCGGCTCTTGCGGCTTCGATAGCGGCATTTAAAGCGAGCAGGTTGGTTTGATCGGCAATATCTTTAATAAGCTGGATAACATGCGAGATATTCTCGACACTTTCGTTTAAATTTACGATATTTTCTTTTGCTGTTGCCGCAAAATTTATAAGGTTTTTAATTTCAGACATAAATTTATCAAATGTTTCACGAAGTTCGTGAATTTCTCCTTTGACTTCTCGGTTAATTTCTACTAATTCATGTATTTGGCTTATATTTTCGTCTGCATTTTCAGCAATTTCGGAAATGTTTTCATTACTTATTTCCAGAAGATGTTCTACTATTGCCATTTTGTCTTGATTAGTGTTATAATTATATAAAGATTGTTTGAGTCTGTAATTTTCTTGTTTTAAATTTGAAAGTTCATTGTTAAGTCTTTCAATTTCTTCTTTTAATTTTAAATTTTCTCTTGATAAGTCAACATTTTTTGTATCGGTTTTTTTAAATAACATTTGAATCCTTTCATATGAAAAATTCATTTAATTATATTTTTTTATTCTGTCAAATTTATGTCAGATTTTACTCAATGAACTTTTTTTTTAACCAAAAATGCCGATTTTGAGTCGGTGAAAGGATAGGTTATGACAGTAGGATTAGTAACTTTGGATGAAAAAATTATTGAAAATCTATCAAAAATCATACTTCATAACGGATATAAAGTAATAATTTATAAAAATTTAAACTTTATAAACGAAAAAGAGAAATATAGTTTTTTAATAGCGGATTTGGATATGAATAAAAATATGATAATAGACGCAATAAAAAATTATAAAATAAAAGATGTGATTTTAATAAGCACTGAGAAAAGTGTTGAACTTATTAGAAAAGTATATGCGTTAGGTATTGCGGATTTTATTCAAAAACCGGTATTTTTAGAGGAGATTATTTTTAAACTTAAAAAATATTGTCCTAAAAAAATCAGATTAAATGATATCGAAATAGATTTTTATAACAAAATTGTAAGTAAAAACGGCGAATTGGTAAAACTTACTCAAAAAGAGTCCTCTCTTTTATTTTTATTATTGCAATATAAAAATAGAATCGTAACTTATGAGATGATAAGAGATGATATTTACGGCTATACCTATCCGAGCGATAATGCGATACATCTGCTCGTTAGCAGACTGAAAAAAAAACTTAAATTAAATATCATTTCCGTACCGAAAGAAGGGTATATTTTAAAAGTTTGATATAATTTTGCAAAAAAGGATAGGTATGAAACTTGGACTTTTGTTTCCTGGGCAAGGTTCTCAGTTTGTGGGAATGGGAAAAGATTTTTATGATAATTCACAAAAAGCTCGTGAAATGTTTGAAATCGCAAGTGAAGCGATAAAAACTGATTTTAAAAAGTTGATGTTCGAAGAAAACGACGATATCAATAAAACGGAATTCACACAACCTGCAATTTTGCTTTATTCCGCTATCGCGTATGAACTTTTTAAAGATACTCCTTTTGATTTTCAGTATGCTTTGGGGCACTCTTTAGGAGAATTCAGTGCTTTATATGCCGCAGGCGCTCTTGAACTTGCCGATGCTATTAAGCTTGTACACGAAAGAGGAAAACTTATGAACGCCGCTTTTAAAGACAAAGTCGGCTCAATGATGGTTGTTTTGGGACTTGATGACGAAACTGTAGAAGAAGTGTGTAAAAATTCCAACCTTCAAGTTTGGCCTGCGAATTATAATAGCGACGGGCAAATCGTAATTGCTGGAATTAGAGAAGATTTGGAAAAATTGGAGCCCGTATTAAAAGAAAAAGGCGCTAAAAGAGTTATGCTTTTAAATATGAGCGTTGCAAGTCATTGTCCTTTGCTTGAGAGTGCGAGCGAGCCTCTAAAAGAACTTGTAAACGAATATGTAAAAGATGAGTTTTTACCTGTTGTTAGTAACGTGACGGCTAAAAAATATACGACAAAATCGGAAGCTCTTGAAGTTTTACCCGTACAGCTTACAAAACCGGTACTTTATAAACAATCTATCAAAAATTACGAAGATGAAGTTGATATGTTTGTGGAATTCGGCGGAAAAGTTTTGATGGGTATCAATAGAAAAATCACTAAGAAAAAAACTCTGCCTATTACTGATATGGCAAGTTTGGAAAAAGTAATTAACACTATTCAAGGATAATAATGAAAATAGCTTTAGCTCAAATAAGACCAAAACTCTCACCCGATAATCTTGATAAACATTTGGAGTTTATTAAAAAAACCGATGTCGATTTGGTCGTTTTTCCGGAACTCAGTATGAACGGATACAAAGTGAAAGACGCGTTATTGGAAGACGCTTTTAATGAGGAGTTTTTTAAAAACCTAAGCTTTGATAAAGACGTGGTTTTGGGAGCGGCGATTAAAGATAAAGGAAAAATTTTTAATTCCGCTTTATATATCGGAGATAGTTTTCACAGACACGACAAAGTTCATCTTCCTACATACGGGGTTTTCGAAGAGGGTAGATTTTTCTTCGGAGGCAGCGGATTTTCTACTTTTGATACGAAATTCGGAAAAACCGCGATGTTCGTTTGTGAAGACGTATTTAGCGGGGA
Encoded proteins:
- a CDS encoding response regulator transcription factor; protein product: MTVGLVTLDEKIIENLSKIILHNGYKVIIYKNLNFINEKEKYSFLIADLDMNKNMIIDAIKNYKIKDVILISTEKSVELIRKVYALGIADFIQKPVFLEEIIFKLKKYCPKKIRLNDIEIDFYNKIVSKNGELVKLTQKESSLLFLLLQYKNRIVTYEMIRDDIYGYTYPSDNAIHLLVSRLKKKLKLNIISVPKEGYILKV
- the fabD gene encoding ACP S-malonyltransferase, which gives rise to MKLGLLFPGQGSQFVGMGKDFYDNSQKAREMFEIASEAIKTDFKKLMFEENDDINKTEFTQPAILLYSAIAYELFKDTPFDFQYALGHSLGEFSALYAAGALELADAIKLVHERGKLMNAAFKDKVGSMMVVLGLDDETVEEVCKNSNLQVWPANYNSDGQIVIAGIREDLEKLEPVLKEKGAKRVMLLNMSVASHCPLLESASEPLKELVNEYVKDEFLPVVSNVTAKKYTTKSEALEVLPVQLTKPVLYKQSIKNYEDEVDMFVEFGGKVLMGINRKITKKKTLPITDMASLEKVINTIQG
- a CDS encoding nitrilase-related carbon-nitrogen hydrolase, producing the protein MKIALAQIRPKLSPDNLDKHLEFIKKTDVDLVVFPELSMNGYKVKDALLEDAFNEEFFKNLSFDKDVVLGAAIKDKGKIFNSALYIGDSFHRHDKVHLPTYGVFEEGRFFFGGSGFSTFDTKFGKTAMFVCEDVFSGDSIEFVGREKPDLIIVIAASPAREFKEGKLLIEEHWESILKNMAILSGGYVAFCNRVGFEDGLGFWGKSKVINPKGEIEIEAKYFDEDLVECELNNHLTFTQKYFLRKES